One genomic window of Desulfuromonas sp. includes the following:
- a CDS encoding 2-oxoacid:ferredoxin oxidoreductase subunit beta — protein sequence MAYDYDKWIRPGKLPHIWCPGCGHGIVMKGLIRAMETCGLEKNNTALVSGIGCASRLPGYIDACTLHTAHGRAAAFATGVKMAKPEMNVILCGGDGDGTAIGGNHFIHACRRNIDMTYVVLNNKIYGMTGGQFSPCTPTGDMASTTPYGNPDPVFDISKLAIGAGATFVARTTAFHATQIDKLIVEGIKHKGMSIIEVLDDCPTTYGRRNKFRSVVDMMKQLKEVAVPVAAAAKMTAEQLEGKVLTGVLYKEEKPEYTEQYANVIAKAQGA from the coding sequence ATGGCTTACGATTACGATAAATGGATCCGCCCGGGCAAGCTGCCCCACATCTGGTGCCCCGGATGCGGTCACGGCATCGTCATGAAGGGCCTTATCCGGGCCATGGAGACCTGCGGCCTGGAAAAGAACAACACCGCCCTCGTTTCCGGTATCGGCTGCGCCAGCCGCCTGCCCGGCTACATTGACGCCTGCACCCTTCACACCGCTCACGGCCGTGCGGCCGCTTTCGCCACCGGCGTCAAGATGGCCAAGCCCGAGATGAACGTCATCCTCTGCGGCGGCGACGGCGACGGCACAGCCATCGGCGGCAACCATTTCATCCACGCCTGCCGGCGCAACATCGACATGACCTACGTCGTGCTGAACAACAAGATCTACGGCATGACCGGCGGCCAGTTCTCCCCCTGCACCCCCACCGGCGACATGGCCTCCACCACCCCCTACGGCAACCCCGACCCGGTCTTCGACATCAGCAAGCTGGCCATCGGCGCCGGTGCCACCTTCGTGGCCCGCACCACCGCCTTCCACGCTACCCAGATCGACAAGCTGATCGTCGAAGGGATCAAGCACAAGGGGATGTCCATCATCGAAGTCCTCGACGACTGCCCCACCACCTACGGGCGCCGCAACAAGTTCCGCTCCGTCGTGGACATGATGAAGCAGCTCAAAGAAGTCGCCGTCCCCGTAGCCGCAGCCGCCAAGATGACGGCCGAGCAGCTCGAAGGCAAGGTCCTGACCGGCGTCCTCTACAAAGAGGAGAAGCCCGAGTACACCGAGCAGTACGCCAACGTCATCGCCAAGGCCCAGGGCGCCTGA
- a CDS encoding 4Fe-4S binding protein, translating to MSSARLEVIERYCKGCNICVEFCTTKVLEMDAFVVKVAKPEACIACMQCELRCPDFAIKVHKD from the coding sequence ATGAGCAGTGCAAGATTGGAGGTCATCGAAAGGTACTGCAAGGGGTGCAATATCTGCGTCGAATTCTGCACCACTAAGGTCCTTGAGATGGATGCGTTCGTGGTAAAAGTCGCCAAGCCCGAGGCTTGCATCGCCTGCATGCAGTGCGAGTTGCGGTGCCCTGACTTTGCCATCAAAGTCCACAAAGATTAA
- the mdh gene encoding malate dehydrogenase — MARPKIALIGGGQICGVLAQLCALRELGDTVLFDIVENMPQGKTLDLAEASPVDGFDVSVTGTNDYKDIAGANIVIVTAGLPRKPGMSRDDLIGVNSKIMTQVSEGIKQYAPDSFVIIISNPLDAMVTLCQKITGFPPERVMGQAGVLDSARFAAFIAWELGVSVKDVTAMTLGGHGDTMVPLVRYASVNGIPVMELLEQKYGSTAKAEEVMTAMVERTKAAGGEVVKLLGNGSAFYSPASSAIAMAEAILRDQKRVLPVCALLDGEFGVDGFYVGVPCILGAGGIEKIIEFKLDATEQALMDNSVAAVKELVGSMNL, encoded by the coding sequence ATGGCTAGACCGAAAATCGCATTGATCGGTGGTGGGCAGATTTGTGGCGTTCTGGCACAGCTTTGCGCCCTGCGCGAGCTCGGGGACACCGTCCTCTTCGACATCGTCGAGAACATGCCCCAGGGCAAGACCCTCGACCTCGCCGAGGCCTCCCCGGTCGACGGTTTCGACGTCAGCGTCACCGGCACCAACGACTACAAGGACATCGCCGGCGCCAACATCGTCATCGTCACCGCCGGCCTGCCCCGCAAGCCCGGCATGAGCCGTGACGACCTGATCGGCGTCAACAGCAAGATCATGACCCAGGTGTCCGAAGGCATCAAGCAGTACGCCCCCGACTCCTTCGTCATCATCATCTCCAACCCCCTCGACGCCATGGTCACCCTGTGCCAGAAGATCACCGGCTTCCCCCCCGAGCGGGTCATGGGCCAGGCCGGCGTCCTCGACTCCGCCCGCTTCGCCGCCTTCATCGCCTGGGAGCTCGGCGTTTCCGTCAAGGACGTCACCGCCATGACCCTCGGCGGCCACGGCGACACCATGGTTCCTCTCGTCCGCTACGCCAGCGTCAACGGCATCCCGGTCATGGAGTTGCTCGAGCAGAAGTACGGCAGCACCGCCAAGGCTGAGGAAGTCATGACCGCCATGGTCGAGCGCACCAAGGCCGCCGGCGGCGAAGTCGTCAAGCTTCTCGGCAACGGCAGCGCGTTCTACTCCCCCGCTTCCTCCGCCATCGCGATGGCCGAAGCGATCCTCCGCGACCAGAAGCGGGTCCTGCCGGTCTGCGCCCTGCTCGACGGCGAGTTCGGTGTCGACGGCTTCTACGTCGGCGTCCCCTGCATTCTCGGCGCCGGCGGCATCGAGAAGATCATCGAGTTCAAGCTCGACGCCACCGAGCAGGCCCTGATGGACAACTCGGTTGCCGCAGTCAAGGAACTGGTCGGGAGCATGAACCTGTAG
- a CDS encoding NADP-dependent isocitrate dehydrogenase, which translates to MAKIIWSEIDEAPALATYALLPIVQAFTKGTGVDVETKDISLAGRIIANFPEKLTEEQKVADYLSELGEIVLKPEANVIKLPNISASIPQLQDAIAELQEKGYDIPSYPEEATTDAEKELQARFAKCLGSAVNPVLREGNSDRRAAASVKKFAQKNPHRMMKPWPAPGTSKCRVAHMEGGDFYETEKSVTMDAADTVKIQFVDAAGNVTVKKDGLALQAGEVLDSSVMKVAALREFYAKTAQEAKEKGVLLSLHLKATMMKISDPIMFGHCVSVYFKDALEKHADTLASIGANVNFGMGDILNKLNKLPAEKKAEIEADINACYEGQAALAMVDSRKNITNLHVPNDVIVDASMPNVVRDGGKMWNLQDELQDTIAMVPDRCYATMYREICEDANKNGQFDPATMGSVSNVGLMAQKAEEYGSHDKTFEAPAAGKFQVVNAAGQVILEQPVDTGDIYRSSQAKDIPIKDWVKLAVNRAKASGEPAIFWLNENRGHDKEIIKKVNKYLPEFDTAGLDIRIMDPVAAMKFSLERVRKGLNTISVTGNVLRDYLTDLFPILELGTSARMLSIVPLINGGGLFETGAGGSAPKHVEQFLKEGHIRWDSLGEYCALVPSLEQAATADNNPKAAILAETLDAGIGQYLENQKLPSRKVKEIDNRGASFYLALYWAQALAAQDKDAAMKARFSEVAAELEKNASKIDAELVDCQGSPVDVGGYFKFDPVKADKAMRPSATLNAIIDAM; encoded by the coding sequence ATGGCAAAAATTATCTGGTCAGAAATTGATGAAGCACCCGCGTTGGCTACCTACGCCCTCCTCCCGATCGTTCAGGCGTTCACCAAGGGGACCGGCGTTGACGTTGAGACCAAGGACATCTCCCTGGCTGGCCGTATCATTGCAAACTTCCCCGAGAAGTTGACCGAAGAGCAGAAGGTTGCCGATTACCTGTCGGAACTGGGTGAGATCGTTCTGAAGCCGGAAGCCAACGTTATCAAGCTGCCGAACATCAGTGCTTCGATCCCTCAGCTGCAGGACGCTATCGCCGAACTGCAGGAGAAGGGCTACGACATTCCGAGCTACCCTGAAGAGGCGACCACCGACGCAGAAAAAGAGCTGCAGGCCCGCTTCGCCAAGTGCCTCGGCTCAGCCGTCAACCCGGTGCTGCGTGAAGGCAACTCCGACCGCCGCGCCGCCGCTTCGGTAAAGAAGTTCGCCCAGAAGAACCCGCACCGGATGATGAAGCCGTGGCCTGCTCCCGGCACCTCCAAGTGCCGTGTTGCCCACATGGAAGGCGGCGACTTCTACGAGACCGAAAAATCGGTCACCATGGACGCTGCAGACACCGTCAAGATCCAGTTTGTTGACGCTGCCGGCAATGTCACCGTCAAGAAAGACGGCCTGGCCCTGCAGGCTGGCGAAGTTCTCGACAGCTCGGTCATGAAGGTTGCCGCTCTGCGCGAGTTCTACGCCAAGACCGCCCAGGAGGCCAAAGAGAAGGGCGTACTGCTCTCCCTGCACCTCAAGGCCACCATGATGAAGATCTCCGATCCGATCATGTTCGGTCACTGTGTCTCGGTTTACTTCAAGGACGCTCTCGAGAAGCATGCCGACACCCTTGCATCGATCGGTGCCAACGTCAACTTCGGCATGGGCGACATCCTCAACAAGCTCAACAAGCTTCCGGCCGAGAAGAAGGCCGAAATCGAAGCCGACATCAACGCCTGCTACGAGGGCCAGGCCGCTCTGGCGATGGTCGACTCCCGCAAGAACATCACCAACCTGCACGTTCCGAACGATGTCATCGTCGATGCTTCGATGCCGAACGTCGTGCGTGACGGCGGCAAGATGTGGAACCTGCAGGACGAGCTGCAGGACACCATCGCCATGGTTCCCGATCGCTGCTACGCCACCATGTACCGCGAGATCTGCGAAGACGCCAACAAGAACGGCCAGTTCGACCCGGCCACCATGGGCAGCGTTTCCAACGTCGGCCTGATGGCTCAGAAGGCTGAAGAGTACGGTTCCCACGACAAGACCTTCGAAGCTCCTGCCGCTGGCAAGTTCCAGGTTGTCAACGCCGCTGGCCAGGTGATCCTCGAGCAGCCGGTTGACACTGGCGACATCTACCGTTCCAGCCAGGCCAAAGACATTCCGATCAAGGACTGGGTCAAGCTGGCCGTCAACCGCGCCAAGGCGTCCGGTGAGCCGGCAATCTTCTGGCTCAACGAAAACCGCGGTCACGATAAAGAGATCATCAAAAAGGTCAACAAGTACCTTCCCGAGTTCGATACCGCCGGCCTCGATATCCGCATCATGGATCCTGTCGCCGCCATGAAGTTCTCCCTCGAGCGGGTTCGCAAGGGGCTGAACACCATCTCCGTGACCGGCAACGTCCTCAGGGATTACCTGACCGACCTCTTCCCGATCCTCGAACTGGGCACCTCGGCTCGTATGCTCTCCATCGTTCCCCTGATCAACGGTGGCGGCCTCTTCGAGACCGGCGCCGGCGGTTCTGCTCCGAAGCACGTCGAGCAGTTCCTCAAGGAAGGTCACATCCGCTGGGATTCCCTCGGCGAGTACTGCGCCCTGGTTCCGTCCCTGGAGCAGGCTGCAACCGCTGACAACAACCCGAAGGCCGCTATCCTGGCCGAGACCCTCGACGCTGGTATCGGTCAGTACCTGGAAAACCAGAAGCTGCCTTCCCGTAAGGTCAAGGAAATCGACAACCGCGGCGCCAGCTTCTACCTGGCTCTCTACTGGGCACAGGCTCTCGCCGCTCAGGACAAGGACGCTGCGATGAAGGCCCGCTTCTCCGAGGTCGCTGCCGAGCTCGAGAAGAACGCTTCCAAGATCGATGCCGAGCTGGTCGACTGCCAGGGCTCCCCGGTCGACGTCGGCGGCTACTTCAAATTCGATCCGGTCAAGGCCGACAAGGCAATGCGCCCGAGCGCCACGCTGAACGCAATCATTGACGCAATGTAA
- a CDS encoding LysM peptidoglycan-binding domain-containing protein, with protein sequence MAKLFTCILFMTLLLGGCASPPRQELQAARLAVARAYASEAPLLAPLPYQAAERALREGEHRYRLRDYCEARQVLPRAESLARHASLKAGEEKSRIAEKEQQRIAKEEQRREEVRKAEERLRLQEEHARRSQSSQTPPPSKPKPAPAPLPPPTRYTVGEGETLWTIAGQGKVYSDALLWPLLYKANRDQIKDPRQIYPGQILNIPRDFTGEEEQEARAMARESDIFPVETLLPNPSPKPY encoded by the coding sequence ATGGCAAAACTTTTCACCTGCATCCTGTTCATGACCCTGCTTCTCGGCGGGTGCGCATCGCCGCCCCGCCAGGAGCTTCAGGCCGCCCGACTGGCGGTAGCCCGGGCCTACGCCTCCGAAGCCCCTCTCCTGGCCCCCCTGCCCTACCAGGCGGCCGAGCGGGCCCTGAGGGAGGGAGAGCATCGCTACCGCCTCCGGGATTATTGCGAGGCCCGGCAGGTGCTGCCCCGGGCCGAATCCCTGGCCCGCCACGCCTCCCTCAAGGCCGGGGAGGAGAAGAGCCGGATCGCCGAGAAGGAGCAGCAGCGCATCGCCAAAGAGGAGCAGCGCCGGGAAGAGGTCCGCAAGGCCGAGGAGCGACTCCGTCTGCAAGAGGAGCATGCCAGGCGATCCCAAAGCTCCCAGACTCCCCCGCCTTCCAAACCGAAACCGGCCCCAGCGCCGCTCCCGCCGCCGACCCGATACACCGTTGGCGAAGGGGAGACCCTCTGGACCATCGCCGGCCAGGGGAAGGTCTACTCCGATGCCCTGCTTTGGCCCCTGCTCTACAAGGCCAACAGGGACCAGATCAAGGACCCGCGGCAGATCTACCCCGGGCAGATCCTCAACATCCCCAGGGACTTCACCGGGGAGGAAGAGCAAGAAGCCCGCGCAATGGCCCGTGAGTCGGACATCTTCCCCGTGGAGACCCTGCTCCCAAACCCATCCCCCAAACCCTACTAA
- the hisS gene encoding histidine--tRNA ligase, with the protein MNDILPGEVETWQFLETQARRIFQAYGFTEIRVPTVEKTELFCRSIGETTDIVEKEMYTFDDKSGNSLTLRPEGTAPVMRAFIQNKLYALDSVNKLYYLGPMYRYERPQKGRYRQFHQIGAEVLGVDDPKIDAQVLSMLSHYFQEVGIRDIELQINSLGCPECRPGYRKALVDYLQQRLSSLCEDCKRRYETNPLRALDCKSQGCKEATQNAPSVLDSLCASCEDHFSRVRGHLDDIAVAYTVNPRMARGLDYYTKTTFEMVTNSLGAQNAVAAGGRYDGLIEDLGGPSLPGIGFAMGVERLALMLGEKSIEAPRPDLFIAALGQEAGRRGFVLLSALHRRGLHAEMDYEGKSLKAQLRRAGKQKARFVLILGEEELARQAGQLKDMDAGSQEEVPLGAVEELMMEKCRPADREAG; encoded by the coding sequence ATGAACGACATCCTGCCGGGCGAGGTGGAAACCTGGCAGTTTCTGGAAACCCAAGCGCGACGCATTTTTCAGGCCTACGGCTTCACCGAGATCCGGGTGCCGACCGTAGAGAAGACCGAACTTTTCTGCCGCTCCATCGGCGAGACCACGGACATCGTCGAAAAGGAGATGTACACCTTCGACGACAAGAGCGGCAACTCCCTGACCCTGCGCCCCGAGGGGACGGCCCCGGTGATGAGGGCTTTTATCCAGAACAAGCTGTACGCCCTGGACTCGGTCAACAAGCTCTACTACCTGGGGCCGATGTACCGCTACGAGCGCCCCCAGAAGGGACGTTACCGCCAGTTCCACCAGATCGGAGCCGAGGTGCTCGGGGTGGACGATCCCAAGATCGACGCCCAGGTGCTGAGCATGCTCTCTCACTATTTCCAGGAGGTGGGCATCCGGGACATTGAACTGCAGATCAACTCCCTCGGCTGCCCGGAGTGCCGCCCCGGCTACCGGAAAGCCCTGGTCGACTATCTCCAGCAGCGGCTGTCATCCCTCTGCGAAGACTGCAAGCGCCGCTACGAGACAAACCCCCTGAGGGCCCTCGACTGCAAATCCCAGGGCTGCAAGGAAGCGACCCAGAACGCCCCGTCGGTTCTCGATTCCCTCTGCGCCTCCTGCGAGGACCACTTTTCCCGGGTGCGGGGGCACCTCGACGACATCGCCGTCGCCTACACCGTCAACCCGCGCATGGCCCGGGGTCTGGACTATTACACCAAGACCACCTTCGAGATGGTCACAAACAGCCTGGGGGCACAGAACGCCGTTGCCGCCGGGGGACGCTACGACGGGCTGATCGAGGATCTGGGCGGACCATCCCTTCCGGGCATCGGTTTCGCCATGGGGGTGGAGCGCCTGGCGCTGATGCTCGGCGAGAAATCGATCGAGGCGCCCCGCCCCGACCTCTTCATCGCCGCCCTCGGCCAAGAGGCCGGCCGCAGGGGGTTCGTCCTGCTGTCTGCCCTGCATCGCCGGGGTCTGCACGCCGAGATGGACTACGAAGGCAAGAGCCTCAAAGCCCAGTTGCGGCGTGCCGGAAAACAAAAGGCCCGCTTCGTGCTCATCCTCGGCGAAGAGGAACTCGCCCGGCAGGCGGGCCAATTAAAGGACATGGACGCCGGCAGCCAGGAAGAGGTGCCCCTCGGTGCGGTCGAAGAACTGATGATGGAAAAGTGCCGGCCGGCCGATCGGGAGGCAGGATAG
- a CDS encoding diguanylate cyclase: MEKPTILVVDDELFFRRLYADQLKDDGHHVETVASGADALDRLRLGGVDVVLADLVMPEVDGLDVLRQARALPSPPEVILATGHATVESAIQALKNGARDYLIKPFDPGELRHLVNLCLDKRRLETENSQLKDQVRLFERGPHIVSQLEIEKLLPVAVELLLQELGGGRGFAFLLNRSKVSRLMGTVGLKETQAMLLARTLRPFLKDLEGPHLLDGEDLDPTRHWPKAIDRLCIFPLRSQNSIKGALVLINAPGGAFPDPFPMKSIEFLAQQAALAFENAFRYDGARQLMYTDDLTGLYNYRYLEMALDQEIRRAKRYGVPFSLVFIDLDHFKNINDTHGHLVGSNTLREVAKLLRKSVRDVDLLFRYGGDEFTALLVGTDSQGALLVAERIRKTIEGHTFRAPNQVNYSLTATVGYATFPEDAKDKEAIIDLADRAMYFGKKVRNVTRGAREITE, translated from the coding sequence GTGGAAAAACCAACCATACTGGTTGTGGATGATGAGCTGTTCTTTCGCCGCCTCTACGCCGACCAGCTGAAAGACGATGGTCACCATGTAGAAACCGTCGCCTCCGGTGCTGATGCTCTCGACCGACTCCGGCTGGGAGGGGTCGACGTGGTCCTCGCCGACCTGGTCATGCCCGAGGTCGATGGCCTTGATGTCCTGCGCCAGGCCCGGGCCCTGCCCTCCCCCCCCGAAGTGATCCTGGCGACCGGGCACGCTACCGTGGAGTCGGCCATTCAAGCCCTCAAGAACGGGGCCCGCGACTACCTGATAAAGCCATTCGATCCCGGCGAGTTGCGCCACCTGGTGAATCTCTGCCTGGACAAGCGGCGCCTGGAGACCGAGAATTCCCAACTCAAGGATCAGGTTCGCCTCTTTGAACGCGGACCCCACATCGTCTCCCAGCTTGAAATCGAAAAGCTTCTCCCGGTGGCCGTCGAGCTTCTCCTCCAGGAACTCGGAGGCGGCCGCGGCTTCGCATTCCTGCTGAACCGCAGCAAAGTATCGAGGCTGATGGGAACCGTCGGCCTCAAAGAGACTCAGGCCATGCTCCTGGCCCGGACCCTGCGGCCTTTCCTCAAGGACCTGGAAGGCCCGCACCTCCTCGACGGGGAGGATCTGGATCCGACCCGGCACTGGCCGAAGGCAATCGACCGCCTCTGCATTTTCCCCCTGAGGAGCCAGAACAGCATCAAGGGTGCCCTGGTCCTGATCAACGCCCCGGGCGGGGCGTTTCCCGATCCCTTCCCCATGAAGAGCATTGAGTTTCTCGCCCAGCAGGCCGCACTCGCCTTCGAGAATGCCTTTCGTTACGACGGGGCTCGGCAGCTCATGTACACCGACGATTTGACCGGGCTCTACAACTACCGGTACCTGGAAATGGCCCTGGACCAGGAAATCCGCCGGGCCAAACGCTACGGCGTTCCCTTCTCCCTTGTCTTCATTGACCTGGACCACTTCAAAAACATCAACGACACCCACGGCCACCTGGTCGGCAGCAACACCCTGCGAGAGGTTGCCAAGCTGCTGCGCAAAAGCGTCCGCGATGTCGACCTTCTGTTCCGGTACGGCGGGGACGAATTCACCGCGCTCCTGGTCGGCACCGACTCGCAGGGGGCTTTGCTGGTGGCCGAAAGAATCCGCAAAACCATCGAGGGACACACCTTCCGCGCCCCCAACCAGGTCAACTACTCGCTGACCGCAACCGTCGGCTATGCCACCTTCCCGGAGGACGCCAAGGACAAGGAAGCGATCATCGACCTGGCCGACCGGGCGATGTACTTCGGAAAGAAAGTCCGCAACGTCACCCGTGGCGCCAGGGAGATCACAGAATAG
- a CDS encoding DNA internalization-related competence protein ComEC/Rec2, with product MGLPALLLALALGLACAPYLQTPPPWFVPPLLALTWYLARRRPLSLLLLSALLWTLGASLYHLHLDPPSGTGHVRAFINPEKLTLQARVLRISQRPGERWSADLEADRVIFDGIAAPVRGRIRLYVDTGPRHASPGDVVRLRTRLRAPRLFGTPGEFDFPRHLARQGIFATAFVPTGEEVVSLGPAPDGGFGLKLERQRSEIGAFIARSVNPGTAPLVKALVLGDKGGISPAQRDLLARAGLSHLFAISGLHLGLIALLLYVTARALYRRSTGLLLRWPPGRVLPALLAPALLAYLLLSGGALATRRAFLMGLAGALLLLWSRRTPPVKMLAATAFGFLLLDPLALFEPAWQLSFAGVLGILSLLPRWRLWTAPLPSPLRPPLLLFMSTAAATVATAPIVLWHFHMAAPAGLLSNLAAVPAVGFAAVPIGLAGALLLPWWPDGAAALFRGCALTIDAVLAAAERIVNLPGLGGWVHYPSPGETAALLLLTGALLMPSPGPRGWPARWMLSLAAAILLWPGGQSDALRVTALGVGQGDAFLLSHGGQTHYLVDGGGLYSDTFDVGQRLVAPALGRSGIHALKAVVLTHDHPDHRKGFIHILEHFPVGEFWSPLPVSDLHPSLQYALADRKIPARCLPPGWTTLERTDLTTNAIFVPEQSGKDLNDRSLVVYCRKGADGVLLTGDLETKGVAQLLGAPPPGPVTLLKLPHHGSRGSSPQLLVKRFSPDLAFVSVGAGNPHGLPHRTVVDYLRQRRVPLHRTDQDGSLRFTTEGKGWKAEHWVRGLFR from the coding sequence ATGGGCCTTCCGGCCCTGTTGCTCGCCCTGGCTCTCGGCCTGGCCTGCGCTCCCTATCTTCAGACCCCGCCTCCCTGGTTCGTCCCCCCCCTGTTGGCACTCACCTGGTACCTGGCGCGCAGACGCCCCCTGTCCCTTCTGCTCCTTTCGGCCCTCCTCTGGACCCTGGGAGCCTCTCTTTACCACCTCCACCTCGACCCTCCTTCCGGTACGGGCCACGTAAGGGCCTTCATCAACCCGGAGAAGCTGACCCTCCAGGCCCGGGTACTCCGGATCTCCCAGCGGCCCGGGGAGCGCTGGAGCGCAGACCTGGAGGCGGACCGGGTCATCTTCGACGGTATCGCCGCCCCGGTCCGGGGCCGGATTCGTCTCTACGTCGACACGGGCCCCCGGCATGCCAGCCCGGGCGACGTGGTCCGGCTTCGCACACGCCTGCGGGCCCCAAGGCTTTTCGGCACCCCCGGCGAATTCGATTTCCCCCGGCATCTCGCCCGCCAGGGCATCTTCGCAACCGCCTTCGTCCCCACCGGCGAGGAGGTCGTCTCCCTCGGACCGGCCCCTGACGGAGGGTTCGGCCTGAAACTGGAGCGACAACGCTCCGAAATCGGCGCTTTCATCGCCCGAAGCGTGAACCCCGGTACGGCTCCGCTGGTCAAGGCCCTGGTCCTCGGCGACAAGGGCGGCATATCCCCGGCCCAAAGGGACCTGCTGGCCCGGGCCGGTCTCTCCCACCTCTTCGCCATATCGGGGCTGCATCTCGGCCTGATCGCCCTTCTCCTTTATGTCACGGCCCGGGCCCTGTACCGCCGATCGACAGGCCTGCTGCTTCGGTGGCCGCCCGGGCGGGTTCTCCCCGCCCTCCTGGCCCCCGCCCTGCTGGCCTACCTGCTCCTGAGCGGGGGAGCCCTCGCCACCCGCCGGGCCTTTCTGATGGGCCTGGCAGGTGCGTTGCTGCTGCTCTGGTCGCGCCGCACCCCGCCCGTGAAGATGCTCGCCGCGACCGCCTTCGGATTCCTGCTTCTCGACCCCCTGGCCCTCTTCGAGCCGGCCTGGCAGCTCTCCTTCGCCGGGGTCCTGGGCATACTCTCTCTCCTGCCCCGCTGGCGCCTTTGGACCGCCCCCCTCCCTTCGCCCCTGCGCCCGCCGCTTCTTCTGTTCATGAGCACGGCGGCGGCCACCGTGGCCACCGCCCCGATCGTCCTCTGGCACTTTCACATGGCCGCTCCGGCGGGCCTGCTCTCAAATCTGGCGGCCGTCCCGGCGGTCGGTTTCGCGGCCGTTCCGATCGGCCTGGCAGGAGCCCTTCTCCTGCCCTGGTGGCCCGACGGAGCGGCGGCGCTCTTCCGGGGCTGCGCCTTGACGATCGATGCCGTCCTCGCCGCAGCCGAGCGAATCGTAAACCTTCCAGGCCTTGGCGGGTGGGTCCACTATCCCTCCCCCGGCGAAACAGCCGCCCTCCTCTTATTAACCGGCGCCCTGCTCATGCCGTCTCCGGGTCCCCGGGGCTGGCCGGCTCGTTGGATGCTGTCCCTTGCGGCGGCGATCCTTCTCTGGCCGGGCGGCCAGAGCGACGCCTTGCGAGTCACGGCCCTGGGCGTCGGCCAGGGCGACGCATTCCTGCTTTCCCATGGAGGCCAAACCCATTACCTGGTGGACGGCGGCGGTCTCTACAGCGACACCTTCGACGTGGGCCAGCGCCTCGTGGCGCCAGCCCTGGGCCGTTCCGGCATCCATGCCCTGAAGGCAGTCGTCCTCACCCACGACCATCCCGACCATCGCAAAGGTTTTATTCATATTCTGGAGCACTTTCCGGTCGGGGAGTTCTGGTCGCCTCTTCCGGTTTCGGACCTCCACCCTTCCCTGCAGTACGCGCTGGCCGATCGTAAGATCCCCGCCCGCTGCCTGCCCCCGGGATGGACCACTCTGGAACGAACGGACTTGACGACCAACGCCATTTTCGTCCCCGAGCAGAGCGGAAAGGATCTCAACGACCGCTCCCTGGTCGTGTATTGCCGGAAGGGAGCGGACGGCGTACTCCTGACCGGCGACCTGGAGACGAAAGGGGTCGCCCAGCTGCTGGGCGCGCCGCCGCCCGGACCGGTCACTCTGCTCAAACTTCCCCACCACGGCAGCCGCGGCTCCTCGCCCCAACTCCTGGTGAAACGTTTCAGTCCCGATCTGGCCTTCGTGTCGGTCGGCGCCGGCAACCCCCATGGGCTGCCCCACCGGACGGTGGTCGATTACCTGCGGCAACGAAGAGTCCCCCTTCACCGAACCGACCAGGACGGAAGCCTGAGGTTCACCACAGAGGGGAAGGGTTGGAAGGCCGAGCACTGGGTCAGGGGGCTTTTCCGTTGA
- a CDS encoding HDOD domain-containing protein, with translation MTQSKSLMDIFEERLVSEQLNLPIFHRVALELQQMVARDDFDIEQATRLIAEDQALASRLLREANSSFYSGLKKAVTLRDAVVRLGTREAANLVMLETQKKTYRSEIPLIQGYMEELWRHALGCAKAAQWLAMKTGSAELKAEAFLGGLMHDIGKLFLLKVLEEVATTEPATPLSDALVTEILDNLHIEHGTRLMSHWNMPEIYTDVIQNHQAEAFDTNNVLLTIVRLANRACHKMGLGLCHDPEIILGACSEAQILTSNEILLAELEIMLEDTFMADEAVNA, from the coding sequence ATGACTCAAAGCAAATCCCTGATGGACATTTTCGAAGAGCGGCTGGTCTCCGAACAACTGAACCTGCCGATCTTTCATCGCGTCGCCCTGGAACTGCAGCAGATGGTCGCCCGCGATGACTTCGACATCGAGCAGGCCACCCGGCTCATCGCCGAAGACCAGGCCCTGGCAAGCCGACTGCTGCGGGAAGCCAACTCGAGCTTTTACAGCGGACTCAAGAAGGCCGTCACCCTGCGCGACGCAGTGGTCCGCCTCGGCACCAGAGAGGCCGCCAACCTGGTGATGCTCGAAACCCAGAAGAAGACCTACCGCTCCGAGATCCCCCTCATCCAGGGCTACATGGAGGAGCTGTGGCGCCACGCCCTGGGCTGCGCCAAGGCTGCTCAGTGGCTGGCCATGAAGACAGGATCCGCGGAACTCAAAGCCGAGGCTTTCCTCGGCGGCCTTATGCACGACATCGGCAAGCTTTTCCTGCTCAAGGTCCTGGAGGAGGTGGCGACCACCGAGCCGGCGACGCCCCTTTCCGACGCGCTTGTCACTGAGATTCTCGACAACCTCCACATCGAGCACGGGACCCGGCTCATGAGCCACTGGAACATGCCCGAGATTTACACCGACGTGATCCAGAACCATCAGGCCGAGGCGTTCGACACCAATAACGTGCTGCTTACCATCGTGCGACTTGCCAATCGGGCCTGTCACAAAATGGGTCTGGGACTGTGCCACGATCCGGAGATCATTCTGGGGGCCTGCTCCGAGGCCCAGATTCTCACCAGCAACGAGATCCTCCTCGCCGAACTGGAAATCATGCTCGAAGACACCTTCATGGCGGATGAGGCCGTCAACGCCTGA